The following coding sequences lie in one Anomalospiza imberbis isolate Cuckoo-Finch-1a 21T00152 chromosome 21, ASM3175350v1, whole genome shotgun sequence genomic window:
- the LHX2 gene encoding LIM/homeobox protein Lhx2 isoform X3: MPSISSDRAALCAGCGGKISDRYYLLAVDKQWHMRCLKCCECKLNLESELTCFSKDGSIYCKEDYYRRFSVQRCARCHLGISASEMVMRARDLVYHLNCFTCTTCNKMLTTGDHFGMKDNLVYCRLHFETLIQGEYQVHFNHSDVAAGKGPALGAGSANTLGLPYYNGVGTVQKGRPRKRKSPGPGADLAAYNAALSCNENDGDHLDRDQQYPSNQKTKRMRTSFKHHQLRTMKSYFAINHNPDAKDLKQLAQKTGLTKRVLQVWFQNARAKFRRNLLRQENTGVDKTSDSTLQAGTPSGPASEISNASMSPSSTPTTLTDLTNPTMPTVTSVLTSVPGSLEVHESRSPSQTTLTNLF, encoded by the exons ATGCCTTCCATCAGCAGTGACAGGGCTGCCCTGTGCGCCGGCTGCGGGGGTAAAATCTCCGACCGTTATTACCTCCTGGCTGTGGACAAACAGTGGCACATGCGCTGCCTGAAGTGCTGTGAATGTAAACTCAACCTGGAGTCCGAGCTCACCTGCTTCAGCAAGGACGGCAGCATCTACTGCAAGGAGGACTATTACAG GAGGTTTTCGGTGCAGAGATGTGCGAGATGTCACCTGGGGATTTCTGCCTCCGAGATGGTCATGAGGGCCAGGGATTTGGTATATCACTTAAATTGCTTCACTTGCACCACTTGCAACAAGATGCTGACCACTGGCGATCACTTTGGCATGAAGGACAATCTGGTGTACTGCCGCCTCCATTTCGAGACTCTCATCCAGGGGGAGTACCAGGTGCATTTCAATCACTCGGATGTAGCCGCTGGGAAGGGCCCGGCTTTGGGAGCGGGCTCTGCCAACACTTTGGGACTGCCTTATTACAATGGCGTGGGGACTGTCCAGAAAGGGAGacccaggaaaagaaaaagcccagGGCCTGGAGCAGATCTGGCAGCCTACAATGCAG CTTTAAGTTGCAATGAAAACGATGGTGACCACCTGGACAGAGACCAGCAATACCCCAGCAATCAGAAAACAAAGCGCATGAGGACGTCCTTCAAACACCACCAGCTGCGGACAATGAAGTCATACTTTGCTATTAACCACAATCCTGATGCCAAGGACTTGAAACAGCTAGCTCAGAAAACTGGCCTCACCAAAAGAGTTCTTCAG GTTTGGTTTCAAAATGCTCGAGCCAAATTCAGACGGAACCTCTTACGTCAAGAAAACACAGGGGTGGATAAGACTTCAGACTCAACACTCCAAGCAGGGACCCCATCAGGTCCTGCCTCAGAAATATCCAATGCCTCCATGAGTCCATCCAGCACTCCCACTACTTTAACAGACTTGACTAATCCCACTATGCCAACTGTGACGTCGGTCCTGACATCAGTGCCCGGAAGTCTTGAGGTTCATGAATCTCGAAGTCCTTCACAGACAACTCTTACAAATCTTTTCTGA
- the LHX2 gene encoding LIM/homeobox protein Lhx2 isoform X1 produces MHGGGLRLMQVLGSCRDPDNCQQQQQLGPSSSASSAMLFHSLSGSEMHGVIDEMDRRTKSEAPAISSAIDRGETETQTMPSISSDRAALCAGCGGKISDRYYLLAVDKQWHMRCLKCCECKLNLESELTCFSKDGSIYCKEDYYRRFSVQRCARCHLGISASEMVMRARDLVYHLNCFTCTTCNKMLTTGDHFGMKDNLVYCRLHFETLIQGEYQVHFNHSDVAAGKGPALGAGSANTLGLPYYNGVGTVQKGRPRKRKSPGPGADLAAYNAALSCNENDGDHLDRDQQYPSNQKTKRMRTSFKHHQLRTMKSYFAINHNPDAKDLKQLAQKTGLTKRVLQVWFQNARAKFRRNLLRQENTGVDKTSDSTLQAGTPSGPASEISNASMSPSSTPTTLTDLTNPTMPTVTSVLTSVPGSLEVHESRSPSQTTLTNLF; encoded by the exons ATGCATGGGGGAGGGCTCCGGTTAATGCaagttctgggctcctgcaggGACCCCGACAACTGTCAGCAGCAACAGCAACTCGGGccctcctcctctgcttcctcagcGATGCTTTTCCACAGTCTTTCCGGCTCGGAGATGCACGGGGTCATCGACGAGATGGATCGGAGAACCAAAAGCGAAGCACCGGCCATCAGCTCGGCTATAGACAGGGGAGAGACGGAAACG CAGACCATGCCTTCCATCAGCAGTGACAGGGCTGCCCTGTGCGCCGGCTGCGGGGGTAAAATCTCCGACCGTTATTACCTCCTGGCTGTGGACAAACAGTGGCACATGCGCTGCCTGAAGTGCTGTGAATGTAAACTCAACCTGGAGTCCGAGCTCACCTGCTTCAGCAAGGACGGCAGCATCTACTGCAAGGAGGACTATTACAG GAGGTTTTCGGTGCAGAGATGTGCGAGATGTCACCTGGGGATTTCTGCCTCCGAGATGGTCATGAGGGCCAGGGATTTGGTATATCACTTAAATTGCTTCACTTGCACCACTTGCAACAAGATGCTGACCACTGGCGATCACTTTGGCATGAAGGACAATCTGGTGTACTGCCGCCTCCATTTCGAGACTCTCATCCAGGGGGAGTACCAGGTGCATTTCAATCACTCGGATGTAGCCGCTGGGAAGGGCCCGGCTTTGGGAGCGGGCTCTGCCAACACTTTGGGACTGCCTTATTACAATGGCGTGGGGACTGTCCAGAAAGGGAGacccaggaaaagaaaaagcccagGGCCTGGAGCAGATCTGGCAGCCTACAATGCAG CTTTAAGTTGCAATGAAAACGATGGTGACCACCTGGACAGAGACCAGCAATACCCCAGCAATCAGAAAACAAAGCGCATGAGGACGTCCTTCAAACACCACCAGCTGCGGACAATGAAGTCATACTTTGCTATTAACCACAATCCTGATGCCAAGGACTTGAAACAGCTAGCTCAGAAAACTGGCCTCACCAAAAGAGTTCTTCAG GTTTGGTTTCAAAATGCTCGAGCCAAATTCAGACGGAACCTCTTACGTCAAGAAAACACAGGGGTGGATAAGACTTCAGACTCAACACTCCAAGCAGGGACCCCATCAGGTCCTGCCTCAGAAATATCCAATGCCTCCATGAGTCCATCCAGCACTCCCACTACTTTAACAGACTTGACTAATCCCACTATGCCAACTGTGACGTCGGTCCTGACATCAGTGCCCGGAAGTCTTGAGGTTCATGAATCTCGAAGTCCTTCACAGACAACTCTTACAAATCTTTTCTGA
- the LHX2 gene encoding LIM/homeobox protein Lhx2 isoform X2 codes for MHGGGLRLMQVLGSCRDPDNCQQQQQLGPSSSASSAMLFHSLSGSEMHGVIDEMDRRTKSEAPAISSAIDRGETETTMPSISSDRAALCAGCGGKISDRYYLLAVDKQWHMRCLKCCECKLNLESELTCFSKDGSIYCKEDYYRRFSVQRCARCHLGISASEMVMRARDLVYHLNCFTCTTCNKMLTTGDHFGMKDNLVYCRLHFETLIQGEYQVHFNHSDVAAGKGPALGAGSANTLGLPYYNGVGTVQKGRPRKRKSPGPGADLAAYNAALSCNENDGDHLDRDQQYPSNQKTKRMRTSFKHHQLRTMKSYFAINHNPDAKDLKQLAQKTGLTKRVLQVWFQNARAKFRRNLLRQENTGVDKTSDSTLQAGTPSGPASEISNASMSPSSTPTTLTDLTNPTMPTVTSVLTSVPGSLEVHESRSPSQTTLTNLF; via the exons ATGCATGGGGGAGGGCTCCGGTTAATGCaagttctgggctcctgcaggGACCCCGACAACTGTCAGCAGCAACAGCAACTCGGGccctcctcctctgcttcctcagcGATGCTTTTCCACAGTCTTTCCGGCTCGGAGATGCACGGGGTCATCGACGAGATGGATCGGAGAACCAAAAGCGAAGCACCGGCCATCAGCTCGGCTATAGACAGGGGAGAGACGGAAACG ACCATGCCTTCCATCAGCAGTGACAGGGCTGCCCTGTGCGCCGGCTGCGGGGGTAAAATCTCCGACCGTTATTACCTCCTGGCTGTGGACAAACAGTGGCACATGCGCTGCCTGAAGTGCTGTGAATGTAAACTCAACCTGGAGTCCGAGCTCACCTGCTTCAGCAAGGACGGCAGCATCTACTGCAAGGAGGACTATTACAG GAGGTTTTCGGTGCAGAGATGTGCGAGATGTCACCTGGGGATTTCTGCCTCCGAGATGGTCATGAGGGCCAGGGATTTGGTATATCACTTAAATTGCTTCACTTGCACCACTTGCAACAAGATGCTGACCACTGGCGATCACTTTGGCATGAAGGACAATCTGGTGTACTGCCGCCTCCATTTCGAGACTCTCATCCAGGGGGAGTACCAGGTGCATTTCAATCACTCGGATGTAGCCGCTGGGAAGGGCCCGGCTTTGGGAGCGGGCTCTGCCAACACTTTGGGACTGCCTTATTACAATGGCGTGGGGACTGTCCAGAAAGGGAGacccaggaaaagaaaaagcccagGGCCTGGAGCAGATCTGGCAGCCTACAATGCAG CTTTAAGTTGCAATGAAAACGATGGTGACCACCTGGACAGAGACCAGCAATACCCCAGCAATCAGAAAACAAAGCGCATGAGGACGTCCTTCAAACACCACCAGCTGCGGACAATGAAGTCATACTTTGCTATTAACCACAATCCTGATGCCAAGGACTTGAAACAGCTAGCTCAGAAAACTGGCCTCACCAAAAGAGTTCTTCAG GTTTGGTTTCAAAATGCTCGAGCCAAATTCAGACGGAACCTCTTACGTCAAGAAAACACAGGGGTGGATAAGACTTCAGACTCAACACTCCAAGCAGGGACCCCATCAGGTCCTGCCTCAGAAATATCCAATGCCTCCATGAGTCCATCCAGCACTCCCACTACTTTAACAGACTTGACTAATCCCACTATGCCAACTGTGACGTCGGTCCTGACATCAGTGCCCGGAAGTCTTGAGGTTCATGAATCTCGAAGTCCTTCACAGACAACTCTTACAAATCTTTTCTGA